One Pomacea canaliculata isolate SZHN2017 linkage group LG9, ASM307304v1, whole genome shotgun sequence DNA segment encodes these proteins:
- the LOC112571967 gene encoding protein IWS1 homolog isoform X2: MSHQGTMLSTIVCLLPLFSHLQPATGETTELLQSVGSRTQKENYDEIVCTFNVKVSLSRVDFVDKTGSEVFAIVDCGTSCNVLSSYQDVLRIVSPEKTISGDRFVFNASHSDRTNGTYTCHGITAPQVVYPTPSGTGDGDGHGDGYSDESQMTSGSPPETDEVSHNAGGGSNGLLALIIIPILLVLGAVLFLHWCGVIQIPGLPKTRGEPRDLRHIQGNRLQPVTGCWERTRGLWQSTGEDNEDPFERLESNREQDEEACVEAKELLGHNEEKLSLHQDKKSFEAEGNDGSKEEHPLLQDVCNNTKHTQDDNASVGDSQTSLQSLHRESNNDQDEEASLEAEALLSQNEDKMSLHLGVAPGKLKSDLSYPTEESFESDRNYECKDNEMSDVKEEYPLLRDSYNNTKPTQDENASVEDRQTSPQSLHLSNSIKATDVAADLSATSLSRDNIQHKEESPHTTSHSSAPDDTVALTLKPAIATNPPHLKLDSRVVRNDSRPLPGSSVIDNKESENDNKIDHPSPTFIPYPLDEEGKDNSVRTLKDVRNYWKNYQHRPPTASAMSEEMQEEMKKIKAQFAARTKKGMEGTEERKDDIAGINVKGKENSKADSEAITNEDTKGKLTHKNKEDMDGKKEREDEKANVEMEEKEIMEIKLGTEEKSIQKQEQIEETMAAKVEQEDKEESKREEEHAQEMEAEAVTEKTADTRAETFKTSKEPEKKVSNENDDYKTAFDDDDADRSRNDEGVVDVDKLDGARSTGQSLVYTDLSNPEHSQECSEGEKKQTISSRLNDSPNTLRKDEDDNSPDV, from the exons ATGTCACATCAGGGAACTATGCTGAGTACCATAGTCTGTCTACTACCACTGTTTTCACACCTCCAACCTGCGACAGGTGAGACGACAG AACTACTCCAGTCTGTTGGAAGTcgaacacaaaaagaaaattacgaTGAAATAGTCTGCACCTTCAACGTGAAGGTCTCCCTCTCCCGCGTGGACTTCGTAGATAAGACAG GGTCAGAGGTTTTCGCCATCGTGGACTGTGGCACCTCGTGCAACGTTCTCAGTTCCTACCAAGATGTCCTCCGCATCGTATCTCCAGAGAAAACCATTTCCGGTGACCGTTTTGTCTTTAATGCCTCTCACTCGGACAGAACCAACGGAACGTACACATGTCACGGTATTACTGCGCCCCAGGTGGTTTACCCTACCCCGTCAGGGACTGGTGATGGCGATGGTCATGGTGATGGATATAGCGATGAAAGTCAGATGACATCAGGTTCACCACCAGAGACAGATGAGGTGTCACACAATGCTG GTGGAGGCTCTAACGGACTTCTTGCACTGATTATAATTCCCATCCTGCTGGTACTAGGAGCAGTCTTATTCCTTCACTG GTGTGGAGTTATTCAGATTCCTGGTCTGCCGAAAACTAGAGGAGAACCACGTGACCTGAGACATATTCAGGGGAATCGGCTACAGCCTGTCACTGGCTGCTGGGAAAGGACACGTGGTCTTTGGCAATCCACAGGTGAGGACAACGAGGATCCGTTTGAACGCCTGGAGTCAAACCGCGAGCAAGACGAAGAGGCTTGTGTGGAAGCTAAAGAGCTACTAGGTCACAATGAAGAGAAGCTGTCTCTGCACCAGGACAAGAAATCATTTGAAGCTGAGGGTAACGACGGTAGTAAAGAAGAACATCCATTATTGCAGGATGTGTGTAACAACACCAAGCACACTCAAGACGATAATGCTAGTGTCGGAGACAGTCAGACATCACTACAATCATTACACCGGGAGTCAAACAACGATCAAGACGAAGAGGCTTCTCTGGAAGCTGAAGCATTATTAAGTCAGAATGAAGATAAGATGTCTCTGCACCTTGGTGTAGCACCAGGCAAATTGAAGAGTGATCTATCCTATCCCACTGAGGAATCATTTGAAAGCGACAGAAACTACGAGTGTAAAGACAATGAAATGTCTGATGTCAAAGAAGAGTACCCATTATTGCGGGATTCGTATAACAACACCAAACCCACACAGGACGAAAATGCTAGTGTCGAGGACCGTCAGACATCACCACAATCTTTACATTTATCCAACAGCATCAAGGCTACAGATGTCGCCGCAGACCTGAGTGCAAcatctttgtcacgtgacaacattcAGCATAAAGAGGAGTCACCTCATACAACTAGTCATTCATCTGCACCTGACGACACAGTAGCATTAACACTGAAGCCAGCTATTGCGACTAATCCTCCCCACCTCAAATTGGACAGCCGAGTCGTTAGGAATGACAGTCGCCCTTTGCCAGGTTCTTCAGTAATTGACAATAAAGAGTCCgagaatgataataaaatagacCACCCTTCTCCGACATTCATACCATACCCTCTTGATGAAGAGGGTAAAGATAATAGTGTAAGAACTTTAAAAGACGTTCGTAACTATTGGAAAAACTACCAACACAGACCACCAACAGCTAGCGCCATGTCAGAAGAAAtgcaagaagaaatgaagaaaataaaggcgCAGTTTGCAGCACGAACTAAAAAAGGCATGGAAGGAACAGAGGAGAGAAAAGACGATATAGCAGGGATCAAcgtaaaaggaaaagaaaatagtaaagcAGATTCAGAAGCAATAACCAATGAAGATACAAAGGGGAAgttaacacataaaaataaggaagacatggacggaaagaaagagagagaagatgagaaagCAAACgttgaaatggaagaaaaagaaattatggaAATAAAGTTAGGGACAGAAGAAAAGTCAATACAGAAACAAGAGCAAATTGAAGAAACGATGGCGGCAAAGGTTgagcaagaagacaaagaggaatcaaagaGGGAAGAGGAGCATGCTCAAGAAATGGAAGCAGAGGCAGTGACAGAAAAAACAGCAGACACGAGAGCAGAAACATTCAAAACTAGTAAAGAACCAGAGAAAAAAGTCAGTAACGAAAACGATGACTACAAGACCGCctttgatgacgatgatgccGATAGAAGTAGAAATGATGaaggtgttgttgatgttgataagCTGGATGGTGCAAGGTCCACTGGGCAGAGCTTAGTCTACACCGACCTGTCTAACCCTGAACACTCCCAGGAATGTTCTGAAGgcgaaaagaaacaaacaattagCAGTAGACTAAATGACTCACCCAATACATTAAGAAAAGATGAGGATGACAACAGTCCGGACGTGTAG
- the LOC112571967 gene encoding protein IWS1 homolog isoform X1, protein MSHQGTMLSTIVCLLPLFSHLQPATGETTGELLQSVGSRTQKENYDEIVCTFNVKVSLSRVDFVDKTGSEVFAIVDCGTSCNVLSSYQDVLRIVSPEKTISGDRFVFNASHSDRTNGTYTCHGITAPQVVYPTPSGTGDGDGHGDGYSDESQMTSGSPPETDEVSHNAGGGSNGLLALIIIPILLVLGAVLFLHWCGVIQIPGLPKTRGEPRDLRHIQGNRLQPVTGCWERTRGLWQSTGEDNEDPFERLESNREQDEEACVEAKELLGHNEEKLSLHQDKKSFEAEGNDGSKEEHPLLQDVCNNTKHTQDDNASVGDSQTSLQSLHRESNNDQDEEASLEAEALLSQNEDKMSLHLGVAPGKLKSDLSYPTEESFESDRNYECKDNEMSDVKEEYPLLRDSYNNTKPTQDENASVEDRQTSPQSLHLSNSIKATDVAADLSATSLSRDNIQHKEESPHTTSHSSAPDDTVALTLKPAIATNPPHLKLDSRVVRNDSRPLPGSSVIDNKESENDNKIDHPSPTFIPYPLDEEGKDNSVRTLKDVRNYWKNYQHRPPTASAMSEEMQEEMKKIKAQFAARTKKGMEGTEERKDDIAGINVKGKENSKADSEAITNEDTKGKLTHKNKEDMDGKKEREDEKANVEMEEKEIMEIKLGTEEKSIQKQEQIEETMAAKVEQEDKEESKREEEHAQEMEAEAVTEKTADTRAETFKTSKEPEKKVSNENDDYKTAFDDDDADRSRNDEGVVDVDKLDGARSTGQSLVYTDLSNPEHSQECSEGEKKQTISSRLNDSPNTLRKDEDDNSPDV, encoded by the exons ATGTCACATCAGGGAACTATGCTGAGTACCATAGTCTGTCTACTACCACTGTTTTCACACCTCCAACCTGCGACAGGTGAGACGACAG GAGAACTACTCCAGTCTGTTGGAAGTcgaacacaaaaagaaaattacgaTGAAATAGTCTGCACCTTCAACGTGAAGGTCTCCCTCTCCCGCGTGGACTTCGTAGATAAGACAG GGTCAGAGGTTTTCGCCATCGTGGACTGTGGCACCTCGTGCAACGTTCTCAGTTCCTACCAAGATGTCCTCCGCATCGTATCTCCAGAGAAAACCATTTCCGGTGACCGTTTTGTCTTTAATGCCTCTCACTCGGACAGAACCAACGGAACGTACACATGTCACGGTATTACTGCGCCCCAGGTGGTTTACCCTACCCCGTCAGGGACTGGTGATGGCGATGGTCATGGTGATGGATATAGCGATGAAAGTCAGATGACATCAGGTTCACCACCAGAGACAGATGAGGTGTCACACAATGCTG GTGGAGGCTCTAACGGACTTCTTGCACTGATTATAATTCCCATCCTGCTGGTACTAGGAGCAGTCTTATTCCTTCACTG GTGTGGAGTTATTCAGATTCCTGGTCTGCCGAAAACTAGAGGAGAACCACGTGACCTGAGACATATTCAGGGGAATCGGCTACAGCCTGTCACTGGCTGCTGGGAAAGGACACGTGGTCTTTGGCAATCCACAGGTGAGGACAACGAGGATCCGTTTGAACGCCTGGAGTCAAACCGCGAGCAAGACGAAGAGGCTTGTGTGGAAGCTAAAGAGCTACTAGGTCACAATGAAGAGAAGCTGTCTCTGCACCAGGACAAGAAATCATTTGAAGCTGAGGGTAACGACGGTAGTAAAGAAGAACATCCATTATTGCAGGATGTGTGTAACAACACCAAGCACACTCAAGACGATAATGCTAGTGTCGGAGACAGTCAGACATCACTACAATCATTACACCGGGAGTCAAACAACGATCAAGACGAAGAGGCTTCTCTGGAAGCTGAAGCATTATTAAGTCAGAATGAAGATAAGATGTCTCTGCACCTTGGTGTAGCACCAGGCAAATTGAAGAGTGATCTATCCTATCCCACTGAGGAATCATTTGAAAGCGACAGAAACTACGAGTGTAAAGACAATGAAATGTCTGATGTCAAAGAAGAGTACCCATTATTGCGGGATTCGTATAACAACACCAAACCCACACAGGACGAAAATGCTAGTGTCGAGGACCGTCAGACATCACCACAATCTTTACATTTATCCAACAGCATCAAGGCTACAGATGTCGCCGCAGACCTGAGTGCAAcatctttgtcacgtgacaacattcAGCATAAAGAGGAGTCACCTCATACAACTAGTCATTCATCTGCACCTGACGACACAGTAGCATTAACACTGAAGCCAGCTATTGCGACTAATCCTCCCCACCTCAAATTGGACAGCCGAGTCGTTAGGAATGACAGTCGCCCTTTGCCAGGTTCTTCAGTAATTGACAATAAAGAGTCCgagaatgataataaaatagacCACCCTTCTCCGACATTCATACCATACCCTCTTGATGAAGAGGGTAAAGATAATAGTGTAAGAACTTTAAAAGACGTTCGTAACTATTGGAAAAACTACCAACACAGACCACCAACAGCTAGCGCCATGTCAGAAGAAAtgcaagaagaaatgaagaaaataaaggcgCAGTTTGCAGCACGAACTAAAAAAGGCATGGAAGGAACAGAGGAGAGAAAAGACGATATAGCAGGGATCAAcgtaaaaggaaaagaaaatagtaaagcAGATTCAGAAGCAATAACCAATGAAGATACAAAGGGGAAgttaacacataaaaataaggaagacatggacggaaagaaagagagagaagatgagaaagCAAACgttgaaatggaagaaaaagaaattatggaAATAAAGTTAGGGACAGAAGAAAAGTCAATACAGAAACAAGAGCAAATTGAAGAAACGATGGCGGCAAAGGTTgagcaagaagacaaagaggaatcaaagaGGGAAGAGGAGCATGCTCAAGAAATGGAAGCAGAGGCAGTGACAGAAAAAACAGCAGACACGAGAGCAGAAACATTCAAAACTAGTAAAGAACCAGAGAAAAAAGTCAGTAACGAAAACGATGACTACAAGACCGCctttgatgacgatgatgccGATAGAAGTAGAAATGATGaaggtgttgttgatgttgataagCTGGATGGTGCAAGGTCCACTGGGCAGAGCTTAGTCTACACCGACCTGTCTAACCCTGAACACTCCCAGGAATGTTCTGAAGgcgaaaagaaacaaacaattagCAGTAGACTAAATGACTCACCCAATACATTAAGAAAAGATGAGGATGACAACAGTCCGGACGTGTAG